In Microplitis mediator isolate UGA2020A chromosome 2, iyMicMedi2.1, whole genome shotgun sequence, a single window of DNA contains:
- the LOC130664074 gene encoding ethanolamine-phosphate cytidylyltransferase isoform X1, producing MSEKRKEVRVWCDGCYDMVHFGHANSLRQAKALGDYLVVGVHTDEEISKHKGPPVFTQEERYKMVRGIKWVDEVVEGAPYVTTLETLDKYNCDFCVHGDDITMTADGVDTYHLVKAAGRYREVQRTAGVSTTDLVGRMLLMTRQHFKQGDSEYSVDREPSESMGQDRSARSPWTGCSQFLPTTQKIIQFSDGKSPQPGDKIVYVAGAFDLFHVGHLDFLEVAKREGDYLIVGLHTDPAVNRYKCGNHPIMNLHERVLSVLACKYVNEVVIGAPYEVTKDLMEHFNVSIVCHGQTPIMPCERGTDPYTEPKRQNKFKLLDSKNDMTTEKIIERIILHRLEFEDRNLKKEKKEIAAHEAFIKSQKKEISD from the exons atgaGTGAAAAACGTAAAGAAGTTCGTGTATGGTGTGATGGATG ttatgACATGGTACATTTTGGACATGCTAATTCTCTAAGACAAGCTAAAGCTCTTGGTGATTATTTAGTTGTTGGAGTACAtactgatgaagaaatatcAAAACATAAAGGGCCACCGGTTTTTACACAAGAGGAaag GTACAAAATGGTACGAGGTATAAAATGGGTAGATGAAGTTGTTGAAGGTGCTCCTTACGTCACAACTCTAGAAACAttagataaatataattgtgaTTTTTGTGTACACGGTGATGACATTACAATGACAGCTGACGGAGTTGATACATATCATCTTGTAAAAGCTGCCGGTCGATATag agAAGTTCAAAGAACGGCTGGTGTTTCAACAACAGATTTAGTAGGACGTATGCTACTGATGACTAGACAACATTTCAAACAAGGTGACAGTGAATACAGTGTAGATAGAGAACCAAGCGAAAGTATGGGTCAAGATAGATCAGCTCGTAGTCCCTGGACAGGATGCTCACAATTTTTACCTacaactcaaaaaataattcaattcagCGATGGAAAGAGTCCACAACCTGGTGATAAAATAGTTTATGTTGCTGGGGCGTTTGATTTATTCCACGTTGGGCATTTAGATTTTTTGGAAGTTGCTAAACGGGAAGGggattatttaattgttggtTTACACACTGATCCAGCAGTTAATCGTTACAAATGTGGTAATCATCCTATTATGAATCTTCATGAACGAGTTCTCAGTGTATTAGCTTGCAag tATGTCAATGAAGTCGTTATTGGTGCGCCTTATGAAGTGACGAAAGATTTAATGGAACACTTTAATGTTTCCATTGTTTGTCATGGTCAAACACCAATAATGCCATGTGAACGTGGTACTGATCCTTATACTGAACCTAaaagacaaaataaatttaaattattggatAGTAAAAATGATATGACCACCGAGAAAATCAttgaaagaattattttacacAG GTTGGAATTCGAggatagaaatttaaaaaaggagaaaaaagaaattgctGCGCACGAAGCCTTCattaaatcacaaaaaaaggaaatatctgattaa
- the LOC130664074 gene encoding ethanolamine-phosphate cytidylyltransferase isoform X2 — MSEKRKEVRVWCDGCYDMVHFGHANSLRQAKALGDYLVVGVHTDEEISKHKGPPVFTQEERYKMVRGIKWVDEVVEGAPYVTTLETLDKYNCDFCVHGDDITMTADGVDTYHLVKAAGRYREVQRTAGVSTTDLVGRMLLMTRQHFKQGDSEYSVDREPSESMGQDRSARSPWTGCSQFLPTTQKIIQFSDGKSPQPGDKIVYVAGAFDLFHVGHLDFLEVAKREGDYLIVGLHTDPAVNRYKCGNHPIMNLHERVLSVLACKYVNEVVIGAPYEVTKDLMEHFNVSIVCHGQTPIMPCERGTDPYTEPKRQNKFKLLDSKNDMTTEKIIERIILHRSEELYSIIACLNKR, encoded by the exons atgaGTGAAAAACGTAAAGAAGTTCGTGTATGGTGTGATGGATG ttatgACATGGTACATTTTGGACATGCTAATTCTCTAAGACAAGCTAAAGCTCTTGGTGATTATTTAGTTGTTGGAGTACAtactgatgaagaaatatcAAAACATAAAGGGCCACCGGTTTTTACACAAGAGGAaag GTACAAAATGGTACGAGGTATAAAATGGGTAGATGAAGTTGTTGAAGGTGCTCCTTACGTCACAACTCTAGAAACAttagataaatataattgtgaTTTTTGTGTACACGGTGATGACATTACAATGACAGCTGACGGAGTTGATACATATCATCTTGTAAAAGCTGCCGGTCGATATag agAAGTTCAAAGAACGGCTGGTGTTTCAACAACAGATTTAGTAGGACGTATGCTACTGATGACTAGACAACATTTCAAACAAGGTGACAGTGAATACAGTGTAGATAGAGAACCAAGCGAAAGTATGGGTCAAGATAGATCAGCTCGTAGTCCCTGGACAGGATGCTCACAATTTTTACCTacaactcaaaaaataattcaattcagCGATGGAAAGAGTCCACAACCTGGTGATAAAATAGTTTATGTTGCTGGGGCGTTTGATTTATTCCACGTTGGGCATTTAGATTTTTTGGAAGTTGCTAAACGGGAAGGggattatttaattgttggtTTACACACTGATCCAGCAGTTAATCGTTACAAATGTGGTAATCATCCTATTATGAATCTTCATGAACGAGTTCTCAGTGTATTAGCTTGCAag tATGTCAATGAAGTCGTTATTGGTGCGCCTTATGAAGTGACGAAAGATTTAATGGAACACTTTAATGTTTCCATTGTTTGTCATGGTCAAACACCAATAATGCCATGTGAACGTGGTACTGATCCTTATACTGAACCTAaaagacaaaataaatttaaattattggatAGTAAAAATGATATGACCACCGAGAAAATCAttgaaagaattattttacacAG GTCAGAGGAGCTTTATTCAATTATAGCGTGCTTGAACAAACGATAA
- the LOC130664074 gene encoding ethanolamine-phosphate cytidylyltransferase isoform X3 has product MSEKRKEVRVWCDGCYDMVHFGHANSLRQAKALGDYLVVGVHTDEEISKHKGPPVFTQEERYKMVRGIKWVDEVVEGAPYVTTLETLDKYNCDFCVHGDDITMTADGVDTYHLVKAAGRYREVQRTAGVSTTDLVGRMLLMTRQHFKQGDSEYSVDREPSESMGQDRSARSPWTGCSQFLPTTQKIIQFSDGKSPQPGDKIVYVAGAFDLFHVGHLDFLEVAKREGDYLIVGLHTDPAVNRYKCGNHPIMNLHERVLSVLACKYVNEVVIGAPYEVTKDLMEHFNVSIVCHGQTPIMPCERGTDPYTEPKRQNKFKLLDSKNDMTTEKIIERIILHSSCISD; this is encoded by the exons atgaGTGAAAAACGTAAAGAAGTTCGTGTATGGTGTGATGGATG ttatgACATGGTACATTTTGGACATGCTAATTCTCTAAGACAAGCTAAAGCTCTTGGTGATTATTTAGTTGTTGGAGTACAtactgatgaagaaatatcAAAACATAAAGGGCCACCGGTTTTTACACAAGAGGAaag GTACAAAATGGTACGAGGTATAAAATGGGTAGATGAAGTTGTTGAAGGTGCTCCTTACGTCACAACTCTAGAAACAttagataaatataattgtgaTTTTTGTGTACACGGTGATGACATTACAATGACAGCTGACGGAGTTGATACATATCATCTTGTAAAAGCTGCCGGTCGATATag agAAGTTCAAAGAACGGCTGGTGTTTCAACAACAGATTTAGTAGGACGTATGCTACTGATGACTAGACAACATTTCAAACAAGGTGACAGTGAATACAGTGTAGATAGAGAACCAAGCGAAAGTATGGGTCAAGATAGATCAGCTCGTAGTCCCTGGACAGGATGCTCACAATTTTTACCTacaactcaaaaaataattcaattcagCGATGGAAAGAGTCCACAACCTGGTGATAAAATAGTTTATGTTGCTGGGGCGTTTGATTTATTCCACGTTGGGCATTTAGATTTTTTGGAAGTTGCTAAACGGGAAGGggattatttaattgttggtTTACACACTGATCCAGCAGTTAATCGTTACAAATGTGGTAATCATCCTATTATGAATCTTCATGAACGAGTTCTCAGTGTATTAGCTTGCAag tATGTCAATGAAGTCGTTATTGGTGCGCCTTATGAAGTGACGAAAGATTTAATGGAACACTTTAATGTTTCCATTGTTTGTCATGGTCAAACACCAATAATGCCATGTGAACGTGGTACTGATCCTTATACTGAACCTAaaagacaaaataaatttaaattattggatAGTAAAAATGATATGACCACCGAGAAAATCAttgaaagaattattttacacAG CTCTTGCATCTCTGATTGA
- the LOC130664071 gene encoding uncharacterized protein LOC130664071, whose amino-acid sequence MAFRDRDRNDRRGSGGGGRGGPGGGRFGGNRDGGSRYGNVGGNRDGGGFGGGNSFKNRQPGERLRKPRWDMNSLQPFCKDFYQPHTSCMTRSSHAVETYRSNREITVKGLTVPGPNIYFEDGGFPDYILTELRRQGFDQPTAIQAQGWPIALSGRDMVGIAQTGSGKTLAYILPAIVHINNQPRLNRGDGPIALVLAPTRELAQQIQQVAADFGVSSQIRNTCIFGGAPKGPQARDLERGVEICIATPGRLIDFLERGTTNLRRCTYLVLDEADRMLDMGFEPQIRKIVEQIRPDRQTLMWSATWPKEVKNLAEEFLTNYIQINVGSLTLSANHNILQIVDVCEEYEKESKLMKLLEEISNEPENKTIIFVETKRKVDDITRAINRYGWQAIGIHGDKSQQERDYVLNQFRSSRSAILVATDVAARGLDVEDVKFVINLDYPSNSEDYVHRIGRTGRSRRTGTAYAFFTPNNAHKAGDLIQVLEEAKQVVNPKLYELSRNPNAFKRGRFSGRNGGGSGPRGGNSRGGGSRGGRDSGDRNRFDRNNGGDRGIGAGGNKWGGNNAGGMSGNNFNNKPFPSNNYGGGNSNSYNQNGNSYGSSNSYNQRNGY is encoded by the exons AT GGCTTTTCGTGATCGTGATCGAAACGATAGACGAGGAAGTGGAGGTGGAGGACGAGGTGGACCTGGAGGTGGTCGTTTTGGTGGTAATAGAGATGGTGGATCTCGTTATGGAAATGTCGGAGGTAATCGTGACGGCGGTGGATTTGGTGGtggtaattcatttaaaaatcgtCAACCAGGTGAAAGATTACGAAAACCTCGTTGGGATATGAATAGTCTCCAGCCATTTTGTAAAGATTTTTATCAACCGCACACAAGTTGTATGACACGTTCATCACATGCTGTTGAGACTTATCGTTCTAATAGAGAAATAACAGTTAAAGGTCTAACGGTACCAGgtccaaatatatattttgaagaCGGTGGTTTTCCTGATTATATTTTAACTGAATTACGTAGACAAGGTTTTGATCAACCAACAGCAATTCAAGCACAAGGTTGGCCTATTGCACTTTCTGGTCGTGATATGGTTGGTATAGCACAAACAGGTTCAGGAAAAACTTTGGCGTATATTTTACCAGCAATTGTACACATAAATAATCAACCACGTTTAAATAGAGGCGATGGACCTATTGCTCTTGTATTAGCACCAACTAGAGAACTTGCACAACAAATCCAACAAGTTGCTGCTGATTTTGGTGTTTCATCACAAATAAgaaatacatgtatatttgGTGGAGCACCTAAAGGACCACAAGCACGTGATCTTGAACGTGGTGTTGAAATTTGTATTGCAACACCAGGACGTTTAATTGATTTCTTAGAACGCGGTACGACTAATTTACGACGATGCACATATTTAGTACTTGATGAAGCCGACAGAATGTTAGATATGGGATTTGAGCcacaaataagaaaaattgttGAACAAATACGTCCTGACAGACAGACACTTATGTGGTCAGCAACATGGCCaaaagaagttaaaaatttagctgAAGAATTTTTAACAAACTACATACAAATAAATGTTGGTTCATTGACTTTGTCTGCTAATCATAATATTCTGCAAATCGTTGATGTGTGTGAGGAGTACGAAAAAGAAAGTAAACTTATGAAATTATTagaagaaatttcaaatgaaccagaaaataaaacaattatatttgTTGAGACTAAAAGAAAAGTTGATGATATTACACGGGCTATCAATAGATATGGATGGCAAGCGATTGGTATTCATGGTGACAAGAGTCAGCAAGAAAGAGATTACGTTCTTAAtc aatttcgcAGTAGTCGATCTGCAATTTTAGTAGCTACGGATGTTGCAGCACGTGGGTTAG ACGTTGAAGATGTCAAGTTTGTCATAAATCTTGATTATCCATCGAATTCTGAAGACTATGTTCATCGTATTGGACGTACTGGACGTTCACGACGAACTGGAACAGCGTATGCTTTTTTTACTCCTAACAATGCACACAAAGCCGGTGATTTGATCCAAGTTTTAGAAGAAGCCAAACAAGTTGTCAACCCAAAGTTGTACGAACTTTCAAGAAATCCAAATgcatttaaaa gAGGAAGATTTTCGGGAAGAAATGGAGGTGGAAGTGGACCACGTGGTGGTAATTCACGTGGTGGTGGATCTCGAGGTGGTCGAGATTCCGGTGATAGAAACAGATTTGATCGTAATAATGGAGGAGATCGTGGCATTGGAGCTGGTGGTAATAAATGGGGTGGAAATAATGCAG gtGGCATGAgcggaaataattttaacaataaacctTTTCCATCAAATAACTATGGAGGTGGTAATTCAAATAGTTATAATCAAAATGGCAATTCATACGGAAGTAGTAATTCTTACAATCAACGAAATGGTTATTGA